Proteins from a single region of Mytilus trossulus isolate FHL-02 chromosome 2, PNRI_Mtr1.1.1.hap1, whole genome shotgun sequence:
- the LOC134706431 gene encoding titin homolog yields MADFETSKLYQAIKDKNINDVKELLNKGENPSVRNTDGTTYLHAAVQLGAPVDIFKLLLEKVDVSIRGSDGQTAADLISTCNYSDEAETALNLHVKELILKGDMDQLEKLCLSGWQVWPVTIEEAKAVSEDLEGFMSKLSEFQEKIKQVHEAVEQEKVRELKNLLDRKKLLEAADKTGLPPFQKAVVLTQMDVVHEMVKEFKDAINFQDGMGRTPFHYAGGKHDGGHMYELLKEAGGDETIKDINGCTPKDYYDDPMKIGVVALKEKLKESLDSAVGTTDVTEEKAETLEKSCGSNRNCRRIYVSQDTKPRNGTKPTTIDGKYVAEHLGSALTFALAELAEKRPKDPIEYLSKWLYKYRENMDHNMQQEALIENLKQAEEEKVLEAERKERIKTEQKQLEEEERQRKIKEEEEKKKKEQEELQRKAKEAALAQRPNLETVTEEGEEETPSKEKDSKGQTELHRLAAQEGADMRTLINMGYSIAERDADQKTARDIAEVAGITDNVQAIDNYVRDLLKEENVDELEQLVLEGYDKLESILESITDQSEDLKQFTSSLPDYMKKIQDVFTVVQKGVLRDVQQTLERKKLATARDNMGRCPLHIAVLTENNDVVEYIAKSFPATVKCKDHMNRTPLHYAMGLNNEDLVTLLLANDADTTVKDVLKRTPSDYREHSEVIKDMKDKLSPPSVQQESDGKEETQQQELSTQQEVQGGETTQQEQQPTQQAVES; encoded by the exons ATGGCAGACTTTGAAACTAGTAAACTTTATCAAGCCATAAAGGATAAAAATATCAACGATGTGAAAGAACTATTAAACAAGGGAGAGAACCCATCAGTTAGAAATACAGACGGAACAACCTATCTCCATGCAGCTGTCCAATTAGGAGCTCCAGTTGATATTTTCAAACTTCTCTTAGAGAAAGTTGATGTATCAATTCGAGGTAGTGATGGACAGACAGCAGCAGATCTTATCTCTACATGTAACTATTCAGATGAAGCTGAGACAGCCCTTAATCTTCATGTTAAGGAACTTATCTTGAAAGGTGATATGGACCAACTGGAAAAGCTATGTTTGTCTGGATGGCAAGTCTGGCCTGTTACCATTGAAGAGGCTAAAGCTGTGTCAGAAGATTTAGAAGGTTTTATGTCTAAATTGTCAGAATTTCAG GAAAAGATAAAGCAAGTTCATGAGGCTGTTGAACAGGAAAAAGTCAGAGAGCTCAAAAATTTACTTGATAGAAAGAAATTACTAGAGGCTGCAGATAAAACTGGATTACCTCCCTTCCAGAAAGCTGTTGTTTTGACTCAAATGGATGTAGTACATGAAATGGTCAAAGAATTCAAAGATGCAATTAACTTCCAAGATGGG ATGGGAAGAACACCATTCCATTACGCAGGAGGGAAACATGATGGTGGACATATGTATGAACTTCTAAAGGAGGCTGGAGGGGATGAAACTATCAAAGATATT AATGGATGCACACCAAAAGATTACTATGATGATCCAATGAAAATTGGTGTTGTAGCTTTGAAGGAGAAACTCAAAGAATCATTGGATAGTGCTGTTGGTACAACAGATGTTACTGAGGAAAAAGCAGAAACCTTGGAGAAAAGTTGTGGCAGCAATAGAAATTGTCGTCGTATATATGTTTCTCAAGATACCAAGCCACGTAATGGTACCAAACCAACAACAATTGATGGAAAATATGTAGCTGAGCATTTAGGATCAGCATTAACATTTGCTTTGGCTGAGTTGGCTGAGAAACGACCAAAAGATCCCATTGAATATTTGTCAAAGTGGCTATATAAATACAGAGAGAATATGGACCATAACATGCAG CAAGAAGCTCTGATTGAGAATTTAAAACAAGCAGAGGAAGAGAAAGTCTTGGAGGCAGAAAGGAAAGAAAGGATAAAGACAGAACAGAAACAACTTGAAGAAGAAGAAAGACAAAGGAAAATAAAGGAAGAGGAAGAGAAAAAGAAGAAGGAACAAGAGGAGCTCCAAAGAAA AGCTAAGGAAGCAGCTCTTGCTCAGCGACCCAATCTTGAGACTGTGACAGAGGAAGGCGAGGAAGAAACTCCAAGTAAAGAAAAAGACAGTAAAGGACAGACAGAGTTACACAGATTGGCAGCTCAGGAAG GTGCTGACATGAGAACATTGATTAACATGGGATATAGTATTGCTGAACGTGATGCTGATCAAAAGACTGCTAGGGATATAGCTGAAGTGGCTGGAATCACAGATAATGTACAGGCTATAG ataattatGTTAGAGATCTGTTAAAGGAAGAGAATGTTGATGAATTAGAACAATTAGTGTTAGAAGGATATGACAAACTGGAATCTATTCTGGAATCAATTACTGACCAATCAGAGGACCTAAAACAATTTACTTCTTCTCTACCAGACTATATG aaaaaaatacaagacgTTTTCACAGTTGTACAAAAGGGTGTTTTACGAGATGTTCAACAAACCCTAGAACGTAAAAAATTAGCTACAGCTAGGGACAACATGGGTCGATGTCCGTTACATATAGCAGTGCTGACAGAAAATAATGATGTCGTAGAATATATAGCAAAGTCTTTCCCTGCTACAGTCAAATGTAAAGATCAT ATGAACAGAACACCCTTACATTATGCTATGGGATTAAACAATGAAGATTTAGTAACATTACTACTGGCCAATGATGCAGATACAACAGttaaagatgtg
- the LOC134704882 gene encoding uncharacterized protein LOC134704882 — MYLRPSEIYFSQKEINNHFDKRSSHRNKNLGETLDELVEGQCSINNIPTISVMWRGGKWVTADNRRLWVFRHLEKLGKCTTIPVTEIYQIDPRKLNSITGGRTVRFYYGLSATGKWHHRVSSIDPDAALAAQPETSTRYVTRNPYTTSSLSMLRTPTSYDQQSPQRDYSNINDFHAAISNLSLSTTRNVERLNPLEVRFTKETITINSYFENLKLSLRYSANGENNNPITVYKVFGKYWVTDGNKRLWAYKETRSLNVGLCIPVKVKEDKEEFLELMRKDRPWLSLIDILQSGENIQILT; from the coding sequence atgtaTTTAAGACCATCAGAGATATACTTCAgccaaaaagaaataaataatcatttcGACAAACGAAGCTCTCATAGAAACAAGAATTTAGGAGAAACATTAGATGAGTTAGTGGAAGGACAATGTAGTATCAACAATATACCTACAATAAGCGTCATGTGGAGAGGCGGGAAATGGGTAACTGCTGATAACAGACGATTATGGGTCTTCCGCCATCTTGAAAAGCTGGGCAAATGTACTACAATTCCTGTGACGGAAATCTATCAGATTGACCCTCGGAAGTTAAACTCTATAACCGGTGGCAGGACAGTGAGAttttattatggactttctgCAACTGGTAAATGGCACCATCGAGTGTCAAGCATAGACCCAGACGCAGCATTGGCGGCACAACCAGAAACAAGCACACGATATGTAACCAGAAATCCTTATACAACTTCGAGTCTAAGTATGCTTAGAACCCCTACAAGTTACGATCAACAAAGTCCACAAAGAGACTATTCCAACATCAATGATTTCCATGCAGCGATATCAAACCTTTCATTGTCAACAACCAGAAACGTCGAACGCCTTAATCCATTGGAAGTTCGATTCACCAAGGAGACAATAACAATTAActcttattttgaaaatttgaaactcAGTTTAAGATACAGTGCTAATGGAGAGAATAATAATCCCATCACTGTGTATAAAGTATTCGGGAAGTATTGGGTCACGGATGGTAACAAGAGGCTATGGGCATATAAAGAAACACGGTCTCTTAACGTGGGGCTTTGTATTCCAGTAAAGGTAAAGGAAGATAAGGAGGAGTTCCTAGAACTAATGCGAAAGGATCGTCCATGGTTGTCATTAATAGATATTTTGCAGTCTGgggaaaatatacaaatacttacataa